A stretch of the Oenococcus sp. UCMA 16435 genome encodes the following:
- a CDS encoding ROK family protein: protein MIAKSKLLGSIEAGGTKFICAVADTNFNIVDQIKFKTSNPHETLLQTINFFQKFKVSAVGVGSFGPIGIKEGYDDYGFITKTPKVGWSDFDFIGTLKAAINVPIFFTTDVNSSVYGEYQFGTVKKDRALVYFTLGTGVGVGVIQSGLFVGGRSHPEMGHIILRKHPDDANFAGVCRFHGDCLEGLASGPSLEARTGIRGENISDDDPVWDIIAYYIAQAAWSVTLSFRPDKIIFGGSVSGRPGLLYKARQQFEQMNNDYLPLPSLDEYIVRPTIENNGSATYGNFALALFALQKEENKSC, encoded by the coding sequence ATGATTGCAAAAAGCAAATTACTAGGATCTATAGAGGCTGGTGGAACAAAGTTTATTTGTGCTGTTGCTGATACCAATTTCAATATTGTTGATCAAATCAAATTTAAGACATCTAATCCGCATGAAACCTTACTGCAGACAATTAATTTTTTTCAAAAATTTAAGGTGTCTGCAGTTGGCGTTGGATCTTTTGGTCCAATCGGAATCAAAGAGGGTTACGACGACTATGGATTTATTACAAAAACACCAAAAGTCGGCTGGTCCGATTTTGATTTTATTGGAACTTTAAAAGCTGCAATTAATGTTCCAATATTTTTTACGACAGACGTTAATTCTTCAGTCTATGGAGAATATCAATTCGGTACTGTTAAAAAGGATCGGGCGCTGGTTTATTTTACCCTTGGGACAGGTGTTGGTGTCGGTGTTATTCAAAGCGGCCTATTTGTTGGTGGACGCTCACATCCGGAAATGGGACATATTATTTTGCGCAAACACCCTGACGACGCTAATTTTGCCGGAGTTTGTCGTTTCCACGGAGACTGTCTTGAAGGCCTCGCCTCTGGTCCTTCATTAGAAGCACGAACGGGAATTCGGGGAGAAAATATTTCCGATGATGATCCGGTTTGGGATATTATTGCTTATTATATTGCTCAAGCTGCTTGGTCGGTGACGTTGTCATTTCGGCCCGATAAAATCATTTTTGGTGGTTCTGTTTCCGGTCGACCAGGTTTATTGTATAAAGCTCGTCAACAGTTTGAACAAATGAATAACGATTATTTGCCACTTCCATCGTTGGATGAATATATTGTTCGTCCAACGATTGAAAACAACGGTTCGGCAACTTACGGAAATTTTGCTTTGGCTCTTTTTGCTTTGCAAAAAGAAGAAAATAAAAGTTGTTGA